In Lacibacter sp. H375, one DNA window encodes the following:
- a CDS encoding IlvD/Edd family dehydratase translates to MSTHLRSHDWFGKKNKDGIIYRSWMKNQGMPTDMFDGRPVIGICNTFSELTPCNAHFRDHAEAVKRGVLEAGGFPLEFPIMSLGETLLKPTAMLFRNLASMDAEESIRGNPIDGVVLLTGCDKTTPSTVMGAASVGLPTIVVPGGPMLNGRYKGQTIGSGTHVWKFDEDMKTGKMTQEDCEYAESCMSRSIGHCMTMGTASTMAVMVESLGLTLSGASAIPAADSRKKVMAQLSGRRIVEMVKENLTIDKILTREAFENSIKVNAAVGGSSNFIIHLTAIAGRIGVELNLEDFDTLGSKIPLLLNLMPSGEYLMEDFYYAGGLPVILNELKKELHQNVITVTGKNHHDNITGNTECYNEDVIAKYESPIKPEAGCVVVKGNLATNGAVIKPSAATPALMKHTGRAVVFESIEDYNARIDDPELDIDETCVMVLKYVGPVGYPGMPEVGNMALPKKILEKGIKDMVRISDGRMSGTAYGTAVLHVSPESAIGGALALVQNGDMIELDVEKRLLQLHVSDEELEKRKEAWLAPKPAATRGYVSMYIKHVMGADKGADLDFLKGSSGSVVTRDSH, encoded by the coding sequence ATGAGTACACATTTAAGAAGCCACGATTGGTTTGGTAAGAAAAATAAAGACGGAATTATTTACCGTAGCTGGATGAAAAACCAGGGAATGCCCACCGACATGTTTGATGGCAGACCGGTGATTGGTATTTGCAATACATTTAGTGAACTCACGCCTTGTAACGCTCACTTCCGTGATCATGCAGAAGCAGTGAAACGTGGTGTGTTGGAAGCAGGTGGTTTCCCATTGGAATTTCCGATCATGAGTTTGGGTGAAACATTGTTGAAACCAACAGCCATGTTGTTTCGCAACCTGGCGAGTATGGATGCTGAAGAAAGTATTCGTGGTAACCCTATTGATGGTGTGGTGTTGTTGACAGGTTGTGATAAAACAACTCCATCAACAGTGATGGGTGCAGCGAGTGTTGGATTGCCAACGATTGTTGTACCGGGTGGACCAATGTTGAATGGACGGTACAAAGGACAAACCATCGGCAGTGGTACGCATGTGTGGAAGTTTGATGAAGACATGAAGACGGGTAAGATGACGCAGGAAGATTGTGAATATGCAGAGAGTTGTATGAGCAGAAGCATTGGTCATTGTATGACAATGGGCACTGCAAGCACAATGGCTGTAATGGTTGAATCGTTAGGATTAACATTGAGTGGTGCATCAGCCATACCTGCTGCAGACAGCAGAAAAAAAGTAATGGCACAATTAAGCGGACGACGTATTGTAGAAATGGTGAAAGAAAATTTAACCATCGACAAAATACTTACACGTGAAGCATTTGAAAATTCGATCAAGGTAAATGCTGCAGTCGGAGGGTCATCAAATTTTATTATACATCTTACTGCCATTGCAGGAAGAATTGGTGTTGAATTAAACTTAGAAGATTTTGACACACTTGGCAGCAAAATTCCTTTGCTCTTAAATCTGATGCCTTCAGGCGAATATTTGATGGAAGATTTTTATTATGCTGGTGGATTACCGGTTATTTTAAATGAATTAAAAAAAGAGCTTCATCAAAATGTCATCACCGTTACAGGAAAAAATCATCACGATAACATTACTGGTAATACCGAATGTTATAACGAAGATGTAATTGCAAAGTATGAATCGCCTATTAAACCCGAAGCAGGTTGTGTAGTGGTGAAAGGAAACCTGGCAACAAACGGCGCCGTTATTAAACCATCAGCAGCTACGCCCGCACTAATGAAACATACTGGCCGTGCAGTTGTGTTCGAAAGTATTGAAGATTACAATGCAAGGATTGATGATCCTGAATTGGATATTGATGAAACCTGTGTGATGGTGTTGAAATATGTTGGCCCTGTTGGTTATCCCGGTATGCCTGAAGTTGGTAATATGGCATTGCCAAAAAAAATATTAGAGAAAGGTATAAAAGATATGGTGCGCATCAGCGATGGACGTATGAGTGGCACAGCATATGGTACAGCCGTATTGCATGTGTCGCCTGAAAGCGCAATTGGTGGCGCATTGGCATTGGTGCAGAATGGCGACATGATAGAACTGGATGTAGAAAAAAGATTATTACAGTTGCATGTGAGTGATGAAGAGCTGGAGAAACGAAAAGAAGCATGGCTTGCACCAAAACCTGCAGCTACACGAGGTTATGTAAGTATGTATATTAAACATGTGATGGGCGCAGATAAAGGTGCTGATCTTGATTTTTTAAAGGGAAGTTCGGGTAGTGTAGTAACAAGAGATTCACACTGA
- a CDS encoding SMP-30/gluconolactonase/LRE family protein gives MKPYKSIFIVAVIVLLSCSNEEKQTMSEYKTTGSVERIDTALNSIIDADATAEIIAEGFEWSEGTLWIEKENMLLFSDVPANTIYKWTEAKGKEVYLTPSGYTDTIKRGGETGSNGLLLDPNGNLVLCQHGNRQMARMDAPINQPVAKFITLADKYQGKRLSSPNDAVYNSTGELFFTDPPYGLESQSDDDPKKQLSFNGVYKVKTNGEVILLVDSIPRPNGIAFLPGEQQIIIASSDWKNPNWFLYDVVGDSLTNGRLFYNDIASAKGQPGSPDGLKVDSKGNVFATGPGGIWIFNKEGKVLGKLKLKNPTSNCALSADEKTLYISNDMQVLRFKMRK, from the coding sequence ATGAAGCCATATAAATCAATATTCATTGTTGCAGTAATTGTATTGCTTTCATGCAGTAATGAGGAGAAGCAAACTATGAGTGAATATAAGACTACAGGATCAGTTGAACGGATTGACACTGCATTGAATTCAATTATTGATGCAGATGCAACAGCAGAGATAATTGCCGAAGGTTTTGAATGGAGCGAAGGAACCTTGTGGATCGAAAAAGAAAACATGTTGTTATTCTCTGATGTACCTGCCAATACTATTTATAAATGGACAGAAGCGAAAGGAAAAGAAGTTTACCTCACTCCTTCCGGTTATACTGATACTATAAAACGTGGTGGTGAAACGGGTAGCAATGGTTTATTATTAGATCCAAATGGTAACCTGGTTTTATGTCAGCATGGTAACAGGCAGATGGCAAGAATGGATGCGCCAATTAATCAACCTGTAGCTAAGTTTATCACACTCGCAGACAAATATCAAGGCAAACGGTTGAGTAGTCCTAATGACGCTGTCTATAACAGTACAGGTGAATTGTTTTTTACTGATCCACCTTATGGTTTGGAATCGCAAAGTGATGATGATCCGAAAAAACAATTATCATTCAACGGCGTGTATAAAGTCAAAACAAATGGTGAAGTGATCTTATTGGTCGATAGTATTCCACGTCCCAATGGCATTGCATTTTTACCTGGCGAACAGCAAATCATCATCGCCAGTTCCGATTGGAAAAATCCAAACTGGTTCCTTTATGATGTGGTTGGTGATTCGTTAACGAACGGCCGACTTTTTTACAATGATATTGCTTCTGCAAAAGGACAACCTGGCTCACCTGATGGTTTAAAAGTTGACAGCAAAGGAAATGTATTTGCAACAGGACCCGGCGGTATCTGGATCTTCAACAAAGAAGGAAAAGTACTGGGCAAACTAAAACTCAAAAACCCCACATCGAATTGTGCACTGAGTGCTGATGAAAAGACTTTGTACATCAGTAACGATATGCAGGTATTACGTTTTAAAATGAGAAAATAA
- a CDS encoding alpha/beta hydrolase → MKKFLFLIFLTTTVACAAQDSLYKLGPDSQRKEGAPKGTVTKHEWQSKLYNNFREYYVYIPAQYDASKPAALMVFQDGHSYVNDSGDFRVPVVYDNLIHQKKLPVTICLFVNPGHNTKEYPQNRYAARNRADEYDVMDDRYAVMLMDELIPELKKKYNISSDPKMHGIGGLSSGAICAFTAAWEHPEYFSKVLSHIGSYTNIRGGNNYPSIIRKHKKKDIKIFMQDGTNDLDNEHGNWWLANLEMESAFKFKGYEFKFEKGTGTHSGKHGGSILPESLIWLWSDITNK, encoded by the coding sequence GTGAAGAAATTTTTATTCCTCATTTTTTTAACTACAACCGTTGCCTGTGCGGCGCAGGATTCGCTTTATAAGCTGGGGCCGGATTCGCAACGAAAAGAGGGTGCACCAAAAGGTACTGTTACAAAACACGAATGGCAAAGCAAGCTCTATAATAATTTCCGTGAATATTATGTTTACATACCTGCACAATATGATGCGTCGAAACCTGCAGCATTAATGGTTTTCCAGGATGGACATAGTTATGTAAATGATTCCGGCGACTTTCGTGTTCCCGTTGTGTATGACAATTTAATTCATCAAAAGAAATTACCTGTTACCATTTGTTTGTTTGTAAACCCCGGGCATAATACCAAAGAGTACCCGCAAAACAGGTATGCAGCAAGAAACCGTGCTGATGAATATGATGTAATGGATGATCGTTATGCTGTGATGCTGATGGATGAACTCATACCTGAACTGAAAAAGAAATATAATATCAGTAGTGATCCCAAGATGCATGGCATTGGTGGTTTGTCAAGTGGCGCCATCTGTGCATTTACGGCTGCATGGGAACATCCGGAATACTTCAGCAAAGTGTTGAGTCATATAGGCAGCTATACAAATATCCGTGGAGGTAACAACTATCCATCGATCATCCGCAAGCATAAAAAGAAAGACATCAAAATATTTATGCAGGACGGCACTAATGATCTTGATAACGAACATGGAAACTGGTGGCTTGCGAATTTGGAAATGGAATCGGCCTTTAAATTCAAAGGCTATGAATTTAAATTTGAAAAAGGCACAGGCACACATAGCGGAAAACATGGTGGCAGTATATTGCCCGAATCATTGATCTGGCTATGGAGTGATATCACAAATAAATAA
- a CDS encoding fumarylacetoacetate hydrolase family protein gives MKLFKTQAGVVIEQADQFFLVTDERWDEFINNDDVFEKAKALTSKLTASDKSLINEVLAPMGSNQELWACGVTYYRSMVGRQEESKAAGGADFYSKVYEAERPECFFKSSFHRVVGHNDFVRIRKDSTWDVPEPELTLVVTSSGKIIGYTVGNDMSSRSIEGENPLYLPQAKTYDGCAAVGPCIYLTNEPLSPETSIQLSIKRNAAVVFDGTIAISQMKRTPKELVSFIYRESSFPHGCLIMTGTGIVPGSDFTLQSGDEISISIDGIGTLQNTVK, from the coding sequence ATGAAATTATTTAAGACCCAAGCAGGAGTTGTTATTGAACAGGCAGATCAGTTTTTTTTAGTTACAGATGAACGCTGGGATGAGTTTATTAACAATGATGATGTGTTTGAAAAAGCAAAAGCACTTACTTCGAAATTGACCGCATCCGATAAAAGTTTAATTAATGAAGTGTTGGCACCTATGGGCAGCAACCAGGAGTTATGGGCTTGTGGTGTAACCTACTATCGAAGTATGGTGGGCAGGCAGGAAGAAAGCAAAGCAGCAGGTGGCGCTGATTTTTACAGCAAAGTTTATGAGGCCGAACGACCGGAATGTTTTTTCAAAAGCTCGTTTCATCGTGTTGTAGGTCATAATGATTTTGTTCGCATCCGCAAAGACAGTACATGGGATGTACCGGAACCTGAGTTAACATTAGTAGTTACATCATCTGGTAAGATCATTGGCTATACTGTTGGTAACGATATGAGCAGCCGCAGCATTGAAGGTGAAAATCCATTATACCTGCCACAGGCAAAAACATACGATGGTTGTGCAGCAGTAGGTCCATGTATTTATCTTACAAATGAACCGCTTAGTCCTGAAACATCCATTCAGCTTTCGATAAAACGAAATGCGGCAGTAGTGTTTGATGGAACAATTGCTATCAGTCAAATGAAGCGCACTCCCAAGGAACTGGTTTCATTTATCTATCGTGAAAGCAGTTTCCCGCATGGTTGTTTGATCATGACAGGAACAGGAATCGTTCCTGGGAGCGATTTTACTTTGCAAAGTGGTGACGAAATCAGCATCAGCATTGATGGCATCGGCACGTTGCAAAACACAGTAAAATAA
- a CDS encoding endo-1,4-beta-xylanase, translated as MLKLILFFSFASTVLLFGCSQSKRAGKGANNGLVLKDVYKDAFLIGVAVNDPIVSGSAKASQDIVVKHFNTITLENSMKAALINPQPNVFNFGPADAFVAFGEKHKMFIIGHTLVWHNQTPAWFFTNAAGKPNSKAEQIEQLRNHIKTVAGRYAGKVHAWDVVNEVIDNDGSYRPTTWVNAFGNGDTLVKYAFKFASEFAPNTELYYNDFNAWRPAKRDGIVRLVKMLQKEGIRIDGVGMQGHWGLNYPKTEYIEAAIDAYAACGVKVMITELDVDVLPLTKEGQIIGQGMSDKQFQLEEFKTFLDPYRNGLPDSVQNLLTKRYEELFAIFYKRKEKIARVTLWGVQDGMNWKNDYPIPNRTNYPLLWDRNHQPKPALNAVLNVPAKLK; from the coding sequence ATGTTGAAACTAATTCTCTTTTTTTCGTTTGCGTCTACAGTGTTATTATTTGGTTGCAGTCAATCGAAACGTGCAGGTAAAGGAGCTAATAATGGATTAGTTTTGAAAGACGTCTATAAAGATGCCTTTCTGATAGGCGTTGCAGTGAACGATCCGATCGTTTCAGGTTCAGCAAAAGCATCGCAGGATATTGTGGTGAAACACTTCAACACAATTACATTGGAGAACAGCATGAAAGCTGCATTGATCAATCCGCAACCAAACGTTTTTAATTTTGGTCCGGCAGATGCATTTGTTGCCTTTGGTGAAAAACATAAAATGTTCATCATTGGTCATACGTTGGTTTGGCACAATCAAACTCCCGCTTGGTTTTTTACCAATGCAGCCGGTAAACCAAATTCAAAAGCAGAACAGATCGAGCAGCTTCGCAATCATATCAAAACAGTTGCGGGACGATACGCAGGAAAAGTGCATGCATGGGATGTGGTGAATGAAGTAATTGATAACGATGGCAGCTATCGACCAACCACCTGGGTAAATGCATTTGGCAATGGTGATACATTGGTTAAATATGCGTTTAAGTTTGCCAGCGAGTTTGCTCCCAATACAGAATTATACTACAACGATTTTAATGCATGGCGTCCTGCAAAAAGAGATGGCATTGTACGTCTTGTAAAAATGTTGCAGAAAGAAGGCATCCGTATCGATGGCGTTGGCATGCAGGGACATTGGGGATTGAACTATCCCAAGACAGAATACATTGAAGCAGCTATTGATGCGTATGCAGCATGTGGTGTAAAAGTAATGATCACCGAACTGGATGTAGATGTTCTTCCTTTAACAAAAGAGGGACAGATCATTGGACAGGGAATGAGTGATAAACAATTTCAACTGGAAGAATTTAAAACCTTTCTTGATCCGTACAGGAATGGATTGCCTGATAGTGTTCAAAATTTATTGACCAAACGTTATGAAGAACTATTTGCTATCTTTTACAAGCGAAAAGAAAAAATTGCAAGAGTTACTTTGTGGGGTGTGCAGGATGGAATGAATTGGAAAAACGATTATCCAATTCCTAACCGTACGAATTACCCTTTGCTAT